ACGGAGTTTGGCATTTTCACCGTGGGTGAGTCAGGGGCGGTTATCTATTCTATTCTGGATGAGAAGCTGCAGAATGATAAGGAGCTGTGGTATATGATTGACGGCTCCTTCATCACCAACCTGCCCGATACCTGGGCCCTGAACCAGCGCTTTATTATGCTGGCCGTGAATGGCTGGGAGAAGAAGTACAAGAAAATTCAGCTCGGCGGCCTCACCTGCGACTCGCAGGATTACTACAATGCCGAAAAGCACATATACCAGGTATTCCTGCCCGAGCGTAAACCCGTGGATCAAAAGCCCCTGTACGTGGGCTTTTTCCATACGGGTGCCTACCAGGAAAGCCTTTCCGGCTACGGCGGCGTGAAGCACTGCCTGATTCCGGCTCCTAAAATGGTAATTCTGGACCGCGCCGAGGACGGCACCCTCACCGATTACGTGTTTGCCGAGGAGCAAACCGGCGAGTCGATGATGCGTATTCTGGGCTATACCTCGTAAGCAATTCTGCGGCGGCTGTTGGTACGGCCGCCGCTAAGCTGTACTTTTGGTATCTTCGTTTTCTCCATTTTTCTACTTCTGCCTCTTCGTTATGAAAAAATTACTACTGCTGGCCTCGGTAGCCACGTTGTCCCTGGCTAGCTGCAATAAAAGCAAGTGCCCTGCCTATAGCAGCACGAAAGCTGCCAACCGCGTTTCATCTCCCATTATGGCCAGCACTGCTACCCCCGTTAGCCACCAGTAATTTTTCTATAACTGGAATTTTTAGCCGGTTTCCTGTGTATTCAGGAAACCGGCTTTTTTATTGACTTTTTTAGATAATGAGCCAACTACATACTTGAAAGCAAAATCTTGCGTTACTTTGAGTTAAGAGGCGCTTTCCACGCATATTAAGCCTTTATCCATTCATTCTTTTTTTGCACTTAAGCATGAAAAAAGTTTTGCTATTGACAGTTGTAGGATTAGCGGGGTTGGCGTCATGCAAGACCAAATGCCCGGCTTATTCGGAAGTTAAGCCTGCCACGCAGGTAGCTTCGCCGGTGGCCGCCACCAGCCAGCTTCCTCCTTCAGAGCAGCAATAGCTGCATCTACCCCCATATAAGAGAAGCCGCCTCTCCGTAACCCGGAAGGCGGCTTTACCTTTGTAGCCGGGCCTGTTATGAAAGCTGAATCCTATTGGGCCAGAATCAGGTCAGTAGCAGCTAATAAGTTGGGCGCGGCGCGGGTGTATTCTACCTGCTCGGTGTCGTTAATCAGAATACCCGCCACTCCCACGCGGGCGCCGGCTTCTATATCACGCAGCCTGTCTCCTACCATCCAGCACTGGTCAGGGTCCAGCTGAAACCGGGCCATAGCCTTCTCCAGCATCAGAGAATCCGGCTTTCGCATCAACGATTCCGAAACTGATGGGTGCCCCGGGGCAAAGTAAAAAGCATCTATCAGGTGGCCGCAGGCGTCCTGCAGCTTCTGATGGCAGGCATGTACATCAGCGGCCGTGTACAGGCCCTTCGCAATACCAGCCTGGTTGGTAACTACTACTAAATAGTAGCCCGCCGCTTTCAGCCGCGCCAGGGCCTCAGGTACCCCTGCCAGCACCACAAATTCTTCCGGGCGCCATACGTAGTGGCCTATTTCGGCATTCAGGACTCCGTCGCGGTCCAGGAACACGGCTTTGTTAAGGGTAATAGGCGAAGTTTTCATCTCATTCATTGGGTCAAAACTACTGATTCCTGCGGGGTATGGGCGTAATTTGCGGCCTCCTTCCGAGTCTGTTTTTCTGAATATGCGCATCGCAATCCTGGGTGGCGGTATCACCGGCCTCACCACTGCCTACTACCTGCACCGGGCAGGCATTTCGTTTGATTTGTTTGAGGCCAATGACGACCCGGGCGGTACTATGCGCACCCGCCGCGAAGGCCCTTATCTGGTAGAGCTGGGGCCTAACTCCCTGCTGCTCTCCCCCGAGCTGGAGCAGCTACTACAGGACCTTAACCTCACCTCCCAAATACAGGAACCGGCCGCCACCAGCGCCAACCGCTACGTGCTGCGCGGCGGGCGCTACCGTAAGCTGCCCGGCTCACCCCAGGGGTTGCTGCTGTCTGGTTTTTTCAGCCTGAAAGCCAAACTGGCAATTTTGCAGGAGCTGTTCCGGCCGGCGGGCCCCATAAACCTCCGGGAGACGATTGCCGTCTTTTTTCGCCGCCGCTTCAATCAGGAAATCGTTGATTACGCCGTTAATCCATTTGTATCAGGCATTTATGCCGGCGACCCGGACCAGCTTCTCCTCCAGGCTACCTTTCCCAGGCTGGCCGAGCTGGAGCAGCAGTATGGCTCCGTGCTGCGCGGCCTGGCCAAAACCGGCACCGGCCAGCGCCGCCGTACCATTTCGCTCCGCAATGGCCTGAATACTCTCACCAATGCTCTGGCGGCCCAGCTGGCCGGCCATCTGTTCCTGCACCAGCCCGTGCGGGAAATCACCCGCGACGCCGACGGCCGCTTCCACGTGGACACGCCCAGCGGCGCCTTCTCCGACCGCGCCTACGACCGGGTGATAATAGCCCTGCCCACGGCCGTTACGGCGGATATTCTGGCAAATCTGTTTCCCACGGAGGCGGCGGCCATTCGCCCGGTTTATTACCCCACCATGTGTGCCGTGCATACTGCTTACCGCCGGGCCGATGTGCAGCATCCGCTGCAAGGGTTTGGGGCCCTGCATCCCAAAATAGAGGGCGCCTACGCAGCCGGCAGCATCTGGAGCAGTTCCCTCTTCCCGGACCGCTGCCCCGCCGACGAGGTGTTGTTTACCACGTTTGTGGGCGGAGCTCTTTCCCAGGAAGCGGCCCACGAGCCGGAAACCGAGATGCTGCTGAAAGTACACCAGGAAATGCGCCGGCTATACGGCATCCGGGCCGAGCGGCCCCAGTGGCAGCGGCGCTTTGTGTGGGAACGGGCTATTCCGCAGTTTGATGAGCGCATCCTGCCAGCCCGCGAAGCTGCGGCCCGGCTGGCAACATTTGGGGTAGAGGTGGTGTCTAATTGGCAGGCGGGGGTATCCGTGCCCGACTGCATCCGCTACGCCCGCCAAACCGCCGAAAAGATTTCGGCGGGCAAAACCCGCTGAACTGCTATATTTGACCAATATGAACGACTCGCTCGTTATCATACCGACCTACAACGAGCGGGAAAACGCTGAGCTCATTATTCGCAAAGTGTTTTCGTTGCCCAAGCCATTCGATGTCCTCATCATCGATGATGGCTCGCCCGATGGCACCGCTCAGATTGTGCGCGACCTGCAGACCGAGTTTCCCGGACGTTTGTTTCTGGAGGAGCGCGCCGGCAAGCAGGGCCTGGGCACGGCGTATCTGCACGGTTTTAAATGGGGGCTTAGCCGCGGCTATGCCTACCTGTTTGAGATGGACGCCGACTTCTCGCATAACCCCGAAGACCTGATCCGCCTGTATGAGGCCTGCGCCCAGGAGGGCCAGGATATGGCCATTGGCTCCCGCTACATTCACGGCGTGAACGTGGTAAACTGGCCCATGAACCGGGTGCTTATGTCCTGGTTTGCCTCGGCCTACGTGCGCTTTATTACGGGCATGCCTATTATGGATGCCACGGCCGGCTTCAAGTGCTACACGGCGCAGGTGCTGCGGGTTATTCCGCTGGATCGGATCCGGTTTATCGGCTATGCCTTCCAGATTGAAATGAAGTGGCTGGCCTACAAATATGGCTTCCGCATTCAGGAAGTGCCCATTATCTTCACCGACCGTACCCGGGGCGCGTCTAAAATGAGCAAGGGTATCTTTAAGGAAGCTTTGCTGGGGGTAATTCAAATGAAGGTGAGCAGCTGGTTCCGCCGCTTCGACCGTTACCCCGCGCCCGCCCTCCCCGTTTCGGCTACGGCCGCAACCTCCGCGCCCGAAACACGGTAGGGGCTTTACCCCCTTACCCGAGGGGTTCTCTCTTGTGTGGTTCCTGATGCCGTTGCATGGAAAATACTCCCCTGTTTTGGGTTGCCTTTGTTGCCTTTGTGCTGGCAATGCTCTTGCTCGATCTGCTCGTGTTCAACCGCAAGGCCCACGTAGTAAAAATGCGCGAGGCCCTGGGCTGGAGTGCCTTCTGGATCCTGCTGTCCCTGTCGTTCAACTACCTGGTGCTGCGCACCATGGGCAAGCAGCCGGCCCTGGAGTTTCTCACCGGCTACCTCATTGAAAAGTCGCTGAGCGTCGACAACCTTTTCGTTTTTTTACTCATTTTCAGCTACTTCCGGGTACCGCAGGAATACCAGCACAAAATCCTGTTCTGGGGTATTATTGGGGCGCTGGTGCTGCGGGCCGTCTTTATTCTGGCCGGGGCGGCCCTGCTGGCCAAGTTCCACTTTCTGCTGTATGTGCTGGGGGCTTTTCTGGTCTACACCGGCGTTAAAATGGCCACCTCGGCCGGGGAGCCGGAAATTGACCCCGATGCTAACCCGGTAGTGAAATTTCTCAGCCGCCACCTGCCCATTACCAGCAAGCTGGAGGGCGGCAAGTTTTTCGTGCGCAAGGAAAAGCTGCTGTTCGCCACGCCTCTGTTTGTGGTGCTGGTGATGGTAGAAACTACCGACGTAGTTTTTGCGGCCGATTCCATTCCGGCTATCCTGGCCGTCTCGCGCGACACGTTCATTGTGTTTACCTCTAACGTGTTTGCCCTGCTGGGCCTGCGGGCACTTTATTTTGCGCTGGAAGGCCTCATGCGTCTGTTCCACTACCTGCACTATGGCCTGTCACTAATCCTCATTTTTATCGGGGTGAAGCTGTTGATATCGGAGCTCTACGAGTTGCCCATGGCCATTTCTCTCGGGGTGGTGGGCTTTATTTTATTGATGTCGGTGGTGCTGTCGCTATTGCTGCCCAAGGCCAAGGAAGAATTGCAGCTACCTACGGCCGATGACTCGGCGGATGATTCCAGCCTGTAACCCAAACCATACTTCATAAAAAAGCCCCACTGGCCATGGCCGGTGGGGCTTTTTTATGAAGTATGTACGCTGGCTATTGCTTGGGCGGGGCCGGTGGCTCCGTAGTTTCCGGCACGTTGGTATTCACGCCCTCGTCCTGGCCGCCGCCCAGCAGGTCTATCAGGTTGAGCGGCTCAAATTGCGCCGAGTCGGCGGGCGATACGGTGCGTACGGTGTCCCGCACGGCCCGCACAATATATTTACGGGCCGGGCCATTGAAGTTCAGGTGGTAACCCAGGCCTTCGTAGTCTGCCTGCGAGATGTAGCCTTTGCGGGCCATCAGCTGCGCAATGAGGCGGTGGAAGTAGCGGGCGCTACTCATCATCTCCCCGTACTGATTAAAGCCGTTTTTATAGTACTTGGGCCGTGGAATAATGCTGGCCAGATACAGGCTTTCGGATAAGCTCAGATTAGCCGGCTGCTTGTCGAAATAGAACTGCGCGGCCTCTTTCACCCCATAAATCTTGGGGCCCCATTCAATAATGTTCAGGTACACTTCCATCATCCGTTCTTTGGTGGAGATGTGCGTGTTTTCAATCAGCCACACTATCAGCGCTTCTTCAATCTTACGCGTCACGGTTTTCTGACGGGTCAGAAACACGTTTTTCACCAGCTGCATAGAAAGCGTACTGCCGCCCCGGGCAAAACGCTTCTCCTTAATATTCTGAATAATGGACTTCACAAAAGCCTTTTCCATAAAGCCTTTGTGCGTGAAGAAACGCGGGTCTTCTGCCGTCAGAATAGCATATTTCAGGGTAGGTGCTACCTGATTGAAAGGCACAAACTTGGGATTGGGCGGGCCTACCTGGAAGGTCTTAATGGAGTCGCCTTTATCATTGTAGGCGGTGTACCAAAAAGGCGTATTCAGCTTGCTCAGGTCTTCGCGGCCAAAGCGCGTAATCCGGAAGTTTTTGCCTTTCAGCGAGGAATTGAACTTGAGGCTGTCCAGCTTATTCATGTCCAGATCTGCGCTGAGACGGTAAGTCAAGGTGCCTTCGCCCTGCATGCCTTCCAGGGTGCTGAACATGCCTTCCGGCAAGGCATTGAAAAAGTCGTTGGCGGGTGTTTCGCCGGACTCAATCAGGGCTTTCACCTGCAGGCCGGCCAGCATCTCATCCCGCGACTTCACGCCATTGCTTTCCCCAATTACCCGCTTGTTGCGGGGCAGCTTACGCACGCTCAGCTGGGGGAAAACTTCCATCTGGTTCAGGGTTACTTTAGTGCCTTTTTCCAGCGCGGCGTAGGCTTTACCCAGCGTGGCTACATAATCAATGCCGGCGCGGGGGAAGCGCACATCGTGGTCGGCCAGCTTGGGGTGGTGCACCACAAAGTTGCGCGCCCAGGCCGTGCCTTTTACCGTCAGCTCATCATTGTTCAGGTCTTTGCCCGTGAGGCTCACGCGCACGGTATCAAACTGAACCCGGGCTCCGTAGCGGCGCTGCACGTAGGGCATCACCACCGGGCGCCCATCCAAGCCATATACATTGGCCGTGAGGGAATAATCACCGGGCTCTACGTGGCCCTGCAGGCCAAAACGGTTCACCACGGAGTCGATATCCGCCGTCAGCTGGCCCTGCAGGTCTCCGTCTTCAATAGCGAAGCGCGGCATAGTGATGGTTGCCGTATGCTCCGGGCTGCGGTAGGTCACCAGAAAGCTGCGGAAGTCGGCTTCGCCGGGAATATTGTCGAAAACCGTTTCCAGCAGCTGGTTTACCATCAGGCCATAGTTAGCGCCCTGCGTGGTATCCCGCTTCACGGTGGTCTTCTGTTTTTTGAAGAGGAAGGAGTAGTTATCCGCCGTAGCGGTTTTGTGCGCCGTGAGGCGGGCGCTGTCAATCTGCAGGCCGCTAAACACGGGGCGCCGGGCAAACAGTGACTTCAAGCTGATAGAAGCGTTGATGCGACGGGCCTGCAGCAGCGTATCAGGGCGGGCCGTGGGCACCAGGCTCACGCCATCAATCTGCACGGTATTCAGGTCCACAAACCGGGCTGGGCCCAGGGCCAGCGTAACGGGGTACTTGGCTTCCACCTTGGCTTTTACCTGCCGCAGCGCATACTGCAACAGCTCCTGGCGCTTGAGAAGAAATATACCCAAAGCCAATGCTAACAGCACCACCAGGCTACCCAGGGCAATGGCTATTCTTTTTTTCGTAGTTGAAGTCACGCGCAAACATGAGGAGAGAAGTTGCGACCGGGCTAGCCAGATTCATGCCGAACCCGGTGCCGCTCGGAGGACAAAGGTAGTGAAAAGCATTGCGTGCCCTGTCGGGCAGAGCGGGCATTCCTTACCTTTGGCCTACCGGTCCAACTTCTCTATACGCATGTCTGCCTCAACCGATACGACTTCTTTCTCCGCTCTCACCGCCGTTTCGCCGCTGGATGGGCGCTATCGTCGCCAAACAGCGCCGCTGGCCGCCTTCTTTTCTGAGCTGGCCCTGATTCGCTACCGGGTGCTGGTGGAAGTGGAGTACTTTATTGCGCTGCGCCAGCTACCGCTGCCCCAGCTGGAGTCGATTTCCGAGGAAGTTATCGGGGCCCTGCGCCAGATCTACCTTGATTTTTCGGCTGAGGATGCCGAGGCCGTAAAAGCCCACGAAAAGGTAACTAACCACGATGTGAAGGCTGTGGAATACTTCCTGCGGGATAAATTCTCGTCACTGGGCCTACAGCAATACGTGGAGTTCATTCACTTCGGCCTCACTTCCCAGGACATCAACAACACCGCCATTCCGCTCAGCCTGCAGCACGCCGTAGTGAAGGTGCTGCTGCCCGCTTACGCCAACGTCCGCAACCAGCTGGCTGACCGGGCTACCTCCTGGGCCACCGTGCCTATGCTGGCGCGCACCCACGGGCAGCCGGCTTCCCCTACCCGCCTGGGTAAGGAAGTACAGGTATTTGTAGCCCGCCTGGATGCCCAGGTAGATCTACTGGCCCAGGTGCCCTTCGCGGCCAAGTTTGGTGGTGCCACCGGCAATTTCAACGCCCACCACGTAGCTTACCCCAACATCGACTGGCATGCGTTTGGGCAGCATTTCGTGCAGGACCGGCTGGGCCTGCACCGCTCCTTCCCCACCACCCAGATTGAGCACTACGACCACCTAGCCGCCCTCTGCGACGGCCTGAAGCGCCTCAACACCATTCTTATTGATTTGGCGCGGGACGTGTGGCAATACATTTCCATGGGTTATTTCCGCCAGACCATTAAAGCCGGCGAAGTGGGCTCCTCGGCTATGCCGCACAAGGTGAACCCCATCGATTTTGAAAATGCGGAAGGCAACCTGGGTCTGGCCAATGCCGTGCTGGAGCACCTGGCGGCCAAGCTGCCCATCAGCCGCCTGCAGCGCGACCTGACCGATTCCACCGTGCTGCGTAACCTAGGTGTGCCGCTGGGCCATACGCTTATTGCCCTCACGGCTCTGCAGCGCGGCCTGGATAAACTGGCGCTGGACGAGGAAGCCCTCCGCCGCGACCTGGAAGCCAACTGGCCGGTAGTGGCCGAGGCCATCCAGACCATTCTGCGTCGCGAAAACTACCCTGACCCTTATAACGCCCTTAAGGCCCTCACGCGCACGCACGGCCCCATCACGCAGCAAACTATCAGCGAGTTTATCGGCACGCTGAATGTGAGTGATGCGGTGAAAGCGGAGCTGCGCGCTATTACGCCGCTGAACTACGTGGGCATCTAGCCCCCTGGTAAAAGTCGGCTTCCCTCCCTTTGATAAGTAGGGCTTCCTTTCAGCCCAAAATACTCTCCCAATGCCCGAGCTTAACGGCATCACCGTTCATCCCGACTGCCGCCATTTTCGCGGTGATATTCCCTGCCGCCCGAATAAAGAACACGGCTATCAGTGCGGCAGCTGCCCCGTGTACGCGCCCGTGCTGCAGCGCATTCTGATTATCAAGCTGGGGGCCATTGGGGACGTTATCCGGACCACGCCCCTGCTGCGGCGGCTGCGGCAGGAATATCCGGCGGCCAAAATCACTTGGCTCACGCTCACGCCGGCCATTCTGCCCCAGGGAGAAATTGATGAGGTGCTGAAGCTGGAGCTGACCTCCGTCCTGCATCTGCAGGCGCGGGAGTTTGATATTCTATTTAACCTCGACAAAGACAAAGAGGCCTGCGCCCTGCACGACTCTATCCGAGCTACACAGAAATTTGGGTACACGCTGCACCCTAATGGCGTGGCCTGGCCCGGCAATACGCTGGCCAACCATAAGTTCCTCACCGGCGTGTTTGATGAGCTCAGCCAACAGAATCAGAAGCCCTACGTGCAGGAGATTTTTGAGCTGTGCGGCTACGAATTCCGGGGCGAAGAATATGTATTCGACAACCACCAGGACAAAGGCTACGATTGGTCGGCGCTGCCCACGGGCAAGCCCCGCATCGGCCTGAACACCGGCTGCGGCGACCGGTGGACCACGCGCCTGTGGTCAGATGAGAAATGGGTGACGCTGATAACCCACTTGCAGCAGGCTGGCTACGCCCCGGTGCTGCTGGGGGCACTGCCGAAGATGCGCGCAACCGGCGCTTACAGGCTACTACCGGCGCTACTTACATGGGCACATTCCCACTGGAGCAGTTCATCAACCTCATGCAACAGATGGACCTCATTGTAACGCAGGTGACCATGGCCATGCACATCAGCATAGCCCTGCAGAAGCCTACGGTGCTCATGAACAACATCTTCAACCCCTACGAATTCGACCTCTATGGCCGCGGCCAGCTGGTGCAGCCTGACCGCAAGTGCGTCTGTTTCTACCGGGGAACGTGTAAGCTGGGCACCAGCTGCATGGAGGACTTACCGGCGGACAAGGTGTTTGAAGCGGTGAGGGCGAGCTTGCCGGCCGGAAAAGCCATCAGCTGATAGCCTTCAGCCAACAGCTCTGACTTCTGCCACGTCTTTCAGGGCGTGCACCATCTCGCTCCAGGAGAACTGCTTTTTCCGCTCCCAAACTCCCGTGGTAAACTCGGCCTCGCGCTGGTTTTCGTAAAAATCTACCAGCGCATCGGCAATGGCTTTGGGCGTGGGCTTTACCACGTAGCCCACTTCGCCGTTGGGAATCAGCTCGGCCAGGCCGCCCACGTCCGTTACCAGCATGGGCCGCTCAAAGTGATAGGCAATCTGCGAGACACCGCTTTGGGTGGCGTTTTTGTAGGGCTGCACCACCATATCGGCCGCGCAGAAGTAGTCTACCACCTTCTCATTGGGAATGAAATCAGTGGCGCGCACGAGGCGGCTGGCCAGGTTATGTTTCTGAATGAGTTCTTCGTAGGGTGCGGAGTCCTCGTAGAACTCGCCGGCTATTATCAGCTTCACTGGCAGGCGCGCCAGCCGCTCATCGGCAAAAGCTTCCAGCAATATATCCAGCCCCTTGTAAGCGCGGATAAACCCAAAAAACAGCAGATAGCCAAACTTGTCATCCAGCCCCAACGCCCGTAGCGCTTCGGCTTTGGATTTCAGGGGGCCGAAGTTATCATAGAGCGGATGCGGCTGGTAGCGGGCGGGCTGCTTGAAATGCAGCAGGCGCAAATCGGCCAGCACGGCCCGCGACATGGTGACAAAGCCGTGACAGGCGGAGAGGAAGTACCGCGTGAGGGGCCGGTCGCCGGGGCGCTTTTCGTGGGGAATTACGTTGTCGGTAATGGCCACAATGCGCGTGTACCGGTTGCGGCGGATGCGGCGGGCAATGAACCCCAGCGCGGGCCCCATAAAGGGCAGCCAGAACCGAAAAATCACCAGATCCGGCTTTTCCCGGCGCAGCTTCTCGCCTACCCGCAGCCAGGAAAGCGGGTTTACGGAGTTAATGCTGACATCAATATCCAGGTCGGCGGGGCCCGCCTCGGTGCTAAACTGCGTTTGGCCGGGAAACAGAAAGTTGGGGTACTGCAGGGAAAACGTTACCAGCCGCACCTCGTCGCCGGCCTCGCGGAAAGCCCGCGCCAGGCGCTCATTGTAGGTGGCCAAACCACCCCGCAACGGATAGGCAGGACCGATGATAACGACTCTCATAAGCACACCCTCAGGTCAATAAATTACCCTGGCTTAGCTATTCCAGATTCAGTTTATCCCGCACCAGATACTGGTTCTTACGGGGGCCGTTTAGCTGCACCATTTCGGCCAGAAACCCACCCACAAACACCTGCACGCCGACAATAACGGCGGCCAGAGCCAGAAAAAACAGAGGCTGATCCGTGACGTCGCGGGCTTTCAGGTTCTGGGATGCCAGGTACACCTTCTCCCCCACCAGCCAGAGCGTAATCAGAATACCCGTTAAGAACGAAAGCATGCCCACCGTCCCAAAGAAGTGCATGGGCCGCTTCCGGAACCGGCTCACAAAGGTGATGCTGAGCAAATCCAGGAAGCCGTAGACAAACCGCTCCAGGCCAAACTTGGTGACGCCGTATTTGCGCTCCTGGTGCTGCACCACCTTCTCGCCAATGCGCCGGAAACCGGCCCATTTGGCAATTACCGGAATGTAGCGGTGCATCTCCCCGTACACTTCAATAGCCTTCACCACGCGGTAGTTGTAGGCTTTCAGTCCGCAGTTAAAGTCGTGCAGCTGAATGCCGGAAATCCAGCGCGTAACGCCGTTAAAGAGCTTAGTGGGAATGGTTTTGCTGGGCGGGTCGAAGCGTTTTTTCTTCCAGCCGCTTACCAGGTCGTACCCATCGTGGGTAATCATCTGGTACAGGTCGGGCAGCTCTTCCGGCGAGTCCTGCAGGTCGGCGTCCATGGTGCATACTACGCGGCCTACGGCAGCTTTAAAGCCCACATTCAGGGCCGCCGACTTACCGTAGTTCCGGTTGAAGCGAATGCCGCGCAAGTGAATGTCATCCTGCGACAGGTCCTCGATTACCTCCCAGGAGGCATCGGTAGAGCCATCATCTATCAGAATAACTTCATAGGTGAGCCCATGCATGGAAAGCACGCGGTGAATCCACCGCGTGAGTTCCGGCAATGACTCGGCTTCGTTGAGCAGGGGAATAACAATAGACAGCTCAACGGGGAAATGCTGCGGCAAACGCTTACTCAAACTCGGGACGGGTATTTTTAGTGATGGCAGAAATAATCAGGGAAAGAATCAGCCCAATAACCACGGCACTCACAATGGCTATGGCCAATCCCATGGGGCCACCGCTGAATTTCTGCGACATGGCAACGGCTTGATCGATCTGCTCGTCGCTCAGGTTGCCTTGTGCTTCTAGCTTGGTGCGGGCTAAGTCCATGCCGCGCTGCATAGCAGCGGGGTCAATAAACTCCATGTAGATGTAGCGGAAAATAGCGCCCATTATGCCAGATACCAGCGAGAGAACTATGCCAATGGTCAGGCCCTGGCCGTAGGACATAAAGCCTTCGTTGTTGGCTTTGAAATACTTATGCGCCATCCAGATACCACCAATCCAAATTACAAAGGCCAGAAGCCCCAGTGGCGTGTTTCCTTCCTGATGGGCAACCAGCAGAATGAAGGAGTAGATGATGGACACCAGGCCCGTTAATACGCCATAGCGAATACCAACGGAAGCAGGGGTAACGGTAGTAGCAGTGTTTTCCATAAGATGGTTTTGGTGAGGAGAGAAAGAAAGGAATGCGCACTTATTTCCGGAAGAAAACGGCTCCCGGCAATACAAACAATACTCCTAATATCAACTTTTTGTAAAACTCATCCAGGGCCAGCTCACTGGGCTGGGGGTTATGCTGCAAAGCTTTTTCTTCCAAGGCAAAGCGCCTGGCACCATCCCGCTGCTTTAGATAAATACCCTTCCCGGCTTGCAAAATAGCGCGCATTTCAGCCCCATTTTTTTCAATCAACTCCGGCCCGGCTGAGCGGGCGAAACCATACAGCCCTACTGCGGAAATACCAGATGCTAATACTACGGTTATAATACCCGTTAAAACCGCCCGCACCAGCCCAGGGCCGTTAGGCTGGAAATAACGCCGCACATACCACTGGCACAGTACGGCGGCAAAAGGCAGCAACACCGTAGACATCAGCCGTTTAGGCCCGTACGGATTATGCCCGGCTACATACAGATATAACAACCAAAGCAGAGACAGCAACCCTACGCCTACGCCAAAAAGCAGGGCGGTACGCAGAATGCGCTGGGAAAAAG
The Hymenobacter sp. DG25B genome window above contains:
- a CDS encoding DUF4199 domain-containing protein, encoding MENTATTVTPASVGIRYGVLTGLVSIIYSFILLVAHQEGNTPLGLLAFVIWIGGIWMAHKYFKANNEGFMSYGQGLTIGIVLSLVSGIMGAIFRYIYMEFIDPAAMQRGMDLARTKLEAQGNLSDEQIDQAVAMSQKFSGGPMGLAIAIVSAVVIGLILSLIISAITKNTRPEFE
- a CDS encoding DUF4199 domain-containing protein — protein: MSTTLSFSQRILRTALLFGVGVGLLSLLWLLYLYVAGHNPYGPKRLMSTVLLPFAAVLCQWYVRRYFQPNGPGLVRAVLTGIITVVLASGISAVGLYGFARSAGPELIEKNGAEMRAILQAGKGIYLKQRDGARRFALEEKALQHNPQPSELALDEFYKKLILGVLFVLPGAVFFRK
- a CDS encoding glycosyltransferase family 2 protein, producing MPQHFPVELSIVIPLLNEAESLPELTRWIHRVLSMHGLTYEVILIDDGSTDASWEVIEDLSQDDIHLRGIRFNRNYGKSAALNVGFKAAVGRVVCTMDADLQDSPEELPDLYQMITHDGYDLVSGWKKKRFDPPSKTIPTKLFNGVTRWISGIQLHDFNCGLKAYNYRVVKAIEVYGEMHRYIPVIAKWAGFRRIGEKVVQHQERKYGVTKFGLERFVYGFLDLLSITFVSRFRKRPMHFFGTVGMLSFLTGILITLWLVGEKVYLASQNLKARDVTDQPLFFLALAAVIVGVQVFVGGFLAEMVQLNGPRKNQYLVRDKLNLE
- a CDS encoding glycosyltransferase family 9 protein; this encodes MGTFPLEQFINLMQQMDLIVTQVTMAMHISIALQKPTVLMNNIFNPYEFDLYGRGQLVQPDRKCVCFYRGTCKLGTSCMEDLPADKVFEAVRASLPAGKAIS
- a CDS encoding glycosyltransferase, with amino-acid sequence MRVVIIGPAYPLRGGLATYNERLARAFREAGDEVRLVTFSLQYPNFLFPGQTQFSTEAGPADLDIDVSINSVNPLSWLRVGEKLRREKPDLVIFRFWLPFMGPALGFIARRIRRNRYTRIVAITDNVIPHEKRPGDRPLTRYFLSACHGFVTMSRAVLADLRLLHFKQPARYQPHPLYDNFGPLKSKAEALRALGLDDKFGYLLFFGFIRAYKGLDILLEAFADERLARLPVKLIIAGEFYEDSAPYEELIQKHNLASRLVRATDFIPNEKVVDYFCAADMVVQPYKNATQSGVSQIAYHFERPMLVTDVGGLAELIPNGEVGYVVKPTPKAIADALVDFYENQREAEFTTGVWERKKQFSWSEMVHALKDVAEVRAVG
- a CDS encoding glycosyltransferase family 9 protein, which gives rise to MPELNGITVHPDCRHFRGDIPCRPNKEHGYQCGSCPVYAPVLQRILIIKLGAIGDVIRTTPLLRRLRQEYPAAKITWLTLTPAILPQGEIDEVLKLELTSVLHLQAREFDILFNLDKDKEACALHDSIRATQKFGYTLHPNGVAWPGNTLANHKFLTGVFDELSQQNQKPYVQEIFELCGYEFRGEEYVFDNHQDKGYDWSALPTGKPRIGLNTGCGDRWTTRLWSDEKWVTLITHLQQAGYAPVLLGALPKMRATGAYRLLPALLTWAHSHWSSSSTSCNRWTSL